Proteins co-encoded in one Nothobranchius furzeri strain GRZ-AD chromosome 4, NfurGRZ-RIMD1, whole genome shotgun sequence genomic window:
- the islr2 gene encoding immunoglobulin superfamily containing leucine-rich repeat protein 2, producing the protein MERRLLQLLALWTVVIGVVQSCPSLCSCQDKFSQKFADCAYKELLEVPVGLPSDSTTVSLSANKIETLKSKSFVNITQVTSLWLAHNKIVAIETNTLAPLIQLRNLDISNNKIVNFPWEDLQNLTALQLLKMNNNEMVNLPKNAFSTLKDLRSLRINNNKFTTIVEGTFSALSSMSHLQIFSNPFTCSCNLEWLRDWIATTKISVPDPNLIQCETPEHLKGVLVANIPKLHCEAPIVTITYHPNIENSILYEGASVILNCDTKGSPKPHVSWEVAAGNQNFLFPLPSTGETSDVPINDKTTNSRFLVFRNGTLIIPRMSKKEDGNYSCSAENELGKAESGVKLSLAFTSKQGKGSTSDSTMEKIRPSGKKPEDPKNTKNNVINWAKQEEKTKDSTEGSKDKAEQAGGTVKGSAFASKCGVRDGSEYISNHAFNMTLDDLKQYTFDFGVIALEVSETEAKVQLNPLQLPNSKSNLHLSHSENQEMVNKEPVGLLQSSLSKDTPDMLYLCINTGNGHSLVQWSNIEEGVNAYRFHGLQPGTNYTLCLTYGGQDCQVQVVFTTRKKIPSLLIIVIVSIFLLGLATVPLLGATCCHLLYKYQGKTYKLIMKTQNLDQMEKQMKDFNPRASLVESEKTFDPSELGDGGEEEEAEGQEGDMVGEAEGSVVTDSIPGSSSKTNQEEFEVGSEYSDRLPLGAEAVNISEEINGNYKQPSR; encoded by the coding sequence ATGGAAAGAAGGCTCCTGCAGCTTCTTGCCTTGTGGACAGTTGTGATCGGAGTGGTGCAGAGCTGCCCGTCGCTCTGCAGCTGCCAGGATAAATTTTCCCAAAAGTTTGCTGATTGTGCTTACAAAGAGCTGCTGGAGGTACCTGTTGGTCTCCCATCAGACAGTACCACCGTCAGCCTTTCAGCCAACAAGATTGAGACTCTAAAAAGTAAAAGTTTTGTTAATATCACCCAGGTCACCTCTCTCTGGCTGGCTCATAATAAGATTGTCGCTATAGAGACCAACACCTTGGCCCCCTTGATTCAGCTTCGAAACCTGGACATAAGCAACAACAAAATAGTCAACTTCCCATGGGAGGATCTGCAGAACCTCACAGCTCTGCAGCTTCTGAAGATGAACAACAATGAGATGGTGAACCTTCCAAAAAACGCCTTTTCCACCCTTAAGGACCTGAGATCACTCCGCATCAACAACAACAAGTTCACCACCATCGTGGAGGGAACCTTCAGTGCCCTCTCTTCcatgtcccacctgcagatcttcAGCAACCCATTCACCTGCTCCTGCAACCTGGAGTGGCTTAGGGATTGGATTGCCACAACAAAAATTTCTGTGCCAGATCCCAATTTAATCCAGTGTGAAACTCCTGAGCATCTGAAAGGGGTGTTGGTTGCAAACATTCCTAAACTGCATTGTGAAGCTCCCATTGTCACCATAACGTACCACCCAAACATAGAGAACTCAATCCTTTATGAAGGTGCTTCGGTCATCCTAAACTGTGACACAAAAGGGAGCCCCAAACCACACGTCAGTTGGGAGGTGGCTGCAGGGAATCAGAATTTTCTGTTCCCCCTGCCATCCACCGGAGAAACAAGTGATGTGCCAATCAACGATAAGACCACCAACAGCAGGTTTCTTGTCTTCAGAAACGGAACCCTTATTATCCCTCGTATGAGTAAAAAGGAAGATGGAAACTACAGCTGCTCTGCAGAGAATGAGTTGGGTAAGGCAGAGAGTGGCGTTAAACTATCCCTGGCTTTCACCTCAAAGCAAGGCAAGGGTTCAACATCTGATTCAACCATGGAGAAGATTCGTCCGTCGGGGAAAAAACCTGAAGAccctaaaaacacaaaaaacaatgtGATCAACTGGGCCAAGCAAGAAGAAAAGacaaaggacagcacagagggcTCGAAGGACAAAGCCGAGCAAGCTGGAGGGACTGTAAAGGGCTCCGCCTTTGCAAGCAAGTGTGGCGTAAGGGACGGCAGTGAGTATATCTCCAACCACGCTTTCAACATGACGCTGGACGATCTGAAGCAGTACACCTTTGATTTTGGTGTTATTGCATTAGAAGTATCAGAAACGGAAGCTAAAGTGCAGCTGAACCCACTGCAGCTCCCCAACAGCAAATCAAACCTGCATCTCAGCCACAGTGAAAACCAGGAAATGGTGAATAAAGAGCCTGTGGGTCTGTTGCAGTCCTCTTTGAGTAAGGACACCCCGGACATGCTCTACCTCTGCATAAACACAGGAAATGGACACTCCTTGGTTCAGTGGTCCAACATAGAGGAAGGGGTTAACGCCTACCGCTTCCACGGTTTACAGCCTGGCACAAATTACACACTTTGTCTCACTTATGGGGGACAGGACTGCCAAGTCCAAGTGGTCTTCACGACTAGGAAGAAGATCCCCTCCCTCCTCATCATTGTGATTGTCAGCATTTTTCTATTGGGCTTGGCCACCGTTCCCCTGCTGGGAGCCACCTGCTGCCATTTATTATACAAGTACCAAGGAAAGACCTACAAGCTGATCATGAAGACTCAGAATCTGGATCAGATGGAGAAACAAATGAAAGATTTCAATCCCAGGGCGTCTTTGGTGGAGTCAGAGAAAACCTTTGACCCCAGCGAGTTGGGCGATggtggtgaggaggaggaggcagagggaCAAGAAGGGGACATGGTGGGGGAAGCTGAGGGGAGCGTGGTGACCGACTCCATCCCCGGATCTTCATCCAAAACCAATCAGGAGGAGTTTGAGGTGGGGTCCGAGTACAGCGACCGGTTACCACTGGGAGCGGAGGCCGTGAACATCTCGGAGGAAATCAACGGGAACTACAAGCAGCCCAGCCGCTGA